A genomic window from Anoplolepis gracilipes chromosome 6, ASM4749672v1, whole genome shotgun sequence includes:
- the LOC140667037 gene encoding uncharacterized protein: MEPSSRTFSSAPGEVLSKTPLLLLSGPHTTVEPISQSTGSCQKCHSVVAHPAWIDLGKIRSQKNLPLSDPSPVQHFSPPKREPPPPSLLELHLALHSRPGSTAQIDLAAVEGTAGIAELLLLPS; encoded by the exons ATGGAACCTTCCTCTCGAACATTCTCGTCAGCTCCTGGCGAAGTCCTATCCAAGACTCCACTGCTGCTTCTGTCTGGACCTCATACCACCGTCGAGCCGATTTCACAGTCGACTGGAAGCTGCCAGAAGTGTCACTCC GTAGTAGCCCATCCTGCCTGGATTGACCTTGGGAAGATCCGGTCGCAGAAGAATTTGCCTCTATCCGATCCGTCGCCGGTCCAGCATTTCTCGCCGCCGAAACGGGAACCTCCTCCGCCCTCACTACTGGAACTTCATCTCGCCTTGCACTCAAGACCTGGATCAACTGCGCAAATTGATCTTGCTGCTGTTGAAGGAACTGCTGGTATTGCCGAGCTCCTCCTGTTGCCGTCTTAA